A single region of the Brassica rapa cultivar Chiifu-401-42 chromosome A03, CAAS_Brap_v3.01, whole genome shotgun sequence genome encodes:
- the LOC103855856 gene encoding asparagine synthetase [glutamine-hydrolyzing] 3 gives MCGILAVLGCVDNSQATRSRIIKLSRRLRHRGPDWSGLHCYEDCYLAHERLAIIDPISGDQPLYSEDKTVVVTVNGEIYNHKALRESESLKSHKYHTGSDCEVLAHLYEEHGEEFINMLDGMFAFVLLDTKDKSYIAVRDAIGVIPLYIGWGLDGSVWFASEMKALSDDCEQFMAFPPGHIYSSKQGGLRRWYNPPWFSELVPSTPYDPLVLRDTFEKAVIKRLMTDVPFGVLLSGGLDSSLVASVAIRHLEKSDARQWGSKLHTFCIGLKGSPDLKAGKEVADYLGTRHHELHFTVQEGIDAIEEVIYHVETYDVTTIRASTPMFLMSRKIKSLGVKMVLSGEGSDEIFGGYLYFHKAPNKKELHEETCRKIKALYQYDCLRANKSTSAWGVEARVPFLDKAFLDVAMGIDPEWKMIRPDLGRIEKWVLRNAFDDEKNPYLPKHILYRQKEQFSDGVGYSWIDGLKDHANKHVSDAMLTNANFVFPENTPLTKEAYYYRAIFEKFFPKSAARATVPGGPSVACSTAKAVEWDAAWKGNLDPSGRAALGVHVAAYEGDKAEAPRPEKVQKLAEKTAEAIV, from the exons ATGTGTGGGATTCTCGCTGTTCTAGGCTGCGTCGATAACTCTCAAGCCACACGTTCTCGTATCATCAAACTCTCTCGCAG ATTGAGGCATAGAGGTCCTGATTGGAGTGGGCTCCATTGTTATGAGGATTGTTACTTGGCTCATGAGCGTTTGGCCATCATTGACCCCATTTCTGGAGACCAGCCTCTCTACAGCGAAGATAAGACCGTCGTTGTCACG GTGAATGGAGAGATATACAACCACAAGGCATTGCGTGAAAGTGAAAGTCTGAAGTCTCACAAGTACCATACCGGGAGTGATTGTGAAGTGCTTGCCCATCTT TATGAAGAACATGGAGAGGAATTCATCAACATGTTGGACGGCATGTTTGCATTTGTCCTTCTTGATACTAAGGACAAAAGTTATATTGCTGTAAGGGACGCCATTGGTGTCATCCCACTCTACATTGGCTGGGGTCTCGATG GTTCTGTCTGGTTTGCTTCTGAGATGAAAGCACTTAGTGATGATTGTGAACAGTTTATGGCTTTCCCACCAGGCCATATCTATTCGAGTAAACAAG GTGGTCTTAGGAGGTGGTACAACCCTCCATGGTTCTCTGAGCTGGTTCCTTCAACCCCTTATGATCCCTTAGTATTGCGTGATACTTTCGAGAAG GCTGTGATAAAGAGACTAATGACCGATGTGCCTTTTGGTGTCCTACTCTCTGGAGGACTAGACTCATCCCTTGTTGCTTCAGTGGCTATACGCCATTTGGAAAAATCAGATGCTCGTCAGTGGGGTTCCAAGCTGCACACGTTTTGTATTGGTTTAAAG GGATCTCCTGATCTTAAAGCTGGTAAAGAAGTTGCTGACTACCTAGGAACTCGCCATCACGAGCTTCATTTCACAGTTCAGGAAGGGATAGATGCCATAGAAGAAGTTATATATCACGTTGAGACCTATGACGTGACTACCATAAGAGCAAGCACTCCCATGTTTCTCATGTCGAGGAAAATCAAATCGCTTGGTGTGAAGATGGTTCTCTCTGGTGAAGGCTCTGATGAGATCTTTGGAGGGTATTTGTACTTCCATAAAGCACCTAACAAGAAAGAATTACACGAGGAAACATGCCGAAAG ATCAAAGCGCTTTATCAATATGATTGCTTGAGGGCTAACAAATCAACTTCTGCGTGGGGTGTTGAGGCTCGTGTGCCTTTCCTTGATAAAGCGTTTTTAGATGTAGCAATGGGCATTGATCCAGAGTGGAAGATG ATCAGGCCTGACTTGGGAAGGATTGAGAAATGGGTGTTACGCAATGCCTTTGATGATGAGAAGAACCCTTATCTACCAAAG CACATTCTGTACAGGCAGAAGGAACAGTTCAGTGATGGAGTTGGATACAGCTGGATTGACGGTCTGAAAGATCATGCAAACAAACAT GTCTCTGACGCAATGCTGACGAACGCAAACTTTGTCTTCCCGGAGAACACACCTTTGACAAAGGAGGCTTACTACTACAGAGCCATCTTTGAAAAGTTCTTCCCTAAG AGCGCTGCTAGAGCAACTGTACCAGGAGGTCCAAGTGTAGCATGTAGTACCGCAAAAGCTGTGGAGTGGGACGCAGCTTGGAAAGGGAACCTTGACCCGTCGGGTCGTGCGGCTCTTGGAGTTCATGTTGCAGCTTATGAAGGAGATAAAGCTGAAGCTCCTCGTCCTGAGAAGGTACAGAAGCTGGCAGAGAAAACTGCAGAAGCCATTGTTTGA
- the LOC103855857 gene encoding ras-related protein RABH1e has protein sequence MAAVTPLAKFKLVFLGDQSVGKTSIITRFMYDKFDTTYQATIGIDFLSKTMYLEDRTLRLQLWDTAGQERFRSLIPSYIRDSSVAVIVYDVANRQSFLNTSKWVEDVRTERGNDVIIVLVGNKTDLVDKRQVSIEEGDNKARDFGVIFIETSAKAGFNIKPLFRKISAALPGMDTLSSAKQGDMVDVNLKSSNHSSQAEQQSGGCSC, from the exons ATGGCGGCGGTGACACCATTAGCAAAGTTCAAGCTCGTCTTCCTCGGAGATCAATCCGTCGGCAAGACCAGCATCATCACCCGTTTCATGTACGACAAATTCGACACCACTTATCAG GCAACTATTGGGATTGATTTTTTGTCGAAGACAATGTACCTTGAGGATAGGACTCTTCGTCTCCAGCTATG GGATACTGCCGGGCAGGAAAGGTTTCGAAGTCTGATACCAAGTTATATCAGAGATTCCTCTGTTGCTGTCATTGTCTATGATGTTGCTA ATAGGCAGTCATTCTTGAACACCTCCAAGTGGGTTGAGGATGTTCGTACAGAGAGAGGTAACGATGTCATAATTGTTCTGGTGGGTAACAAAACAGATCTCGTTGACAAGAG GCAAGTGTCGATAGAGGAAGGGGATAACAAAGCTCGTGACTTTGGAGTGATATTCATAGAGACGAGTGCAAAAGCTGGATTTAACATCAAG CCACTATTCCGAAAGATTTCAGCAGCATTACCAGGAATGGATACACTTTCTTCAGCGAAACAAGGCGATATGGTTGATGTCAACCTAAAGTCATCCAACCATTCGTCTCAAGCGGAGCAACAAAGTGGTGGCTGTTCGTGTtga
- the LOC103855855 gene encoding 3-hydroxyacyl-[acyl-carrier-protein] dehydratase FabZ has protein sequence MAAPNSIFTTAPSRNLAPISLHQSLSSPLSLRITKSNSVAFRPKPRSSSLVFCSTDESKISAEKEIPIELRYEAYPTVMDINQIREILPHRFPFLLVDRVIEYTAGESAVAIKNVTINDNFFPGHFPERPIMPGVLMVEAMAQVGGIVMLNPEVGGSKSNFFFAGVDKVRFRKPVIAGDTLVMRMTLVKLQKRFGIAKMEGKAYVGNTLVCEGEFLMAMGKEEE, from the exons ATGGCTGCGCCCAACTCCATTTTCACCACCGCTCCGTCGAGAAATCTCGCACCTATCTCTCTTCACCAGTCATTATCTTCACCGTTGAGTCTCCGGATCACTAAATCGAACTCCGTCGCGTTTCGTCCCAAACCCCGATCCAGCTCGCTCGTCTTCTGCTCCACCGATGAATCAAAGATCTCCGCAGAGAAAGAGATCCCAATTGAACTCA GGTACGAGGCTTATCCGACAGTGATGGACATTAACCAGATACGAGAGATTTTGCCTCACAG GTTCCCGTTTCTGCTAGTGGATAGAGTGATAGAGTACACAGCTGGTGAATCTGCGGTAGCTATCAAGAACGTTACCATTAATGACAATTTCTTTCCTGGGCATTTCCCTGAGAGGCCCATTATGCCTGGTGTCCTCATGGTTGAG GCCATGGCTCAGGTGGGAGGTATAGTGATGCTAAATCCAGAAGTGGGCGGATCTAAAAGCAACTTCTTCTTTGCTGGAGTCGACAAAGTCAGATTCAGAAAGCCTGTGATTGCAGGTGACACTCTGGTGATGAGGATGACGCTTGTGAAGCTGCAGAAGCGGTTTGGGATAGCCAAAATGGAAGGGAAAGCATACGTAGGGAACACTTTGGTATGCGAAGGAGAGTTCTTGATGGCTATGGGGAAAGAAGAGGAGTGA
- the LOC103855851 gene encoding uncharacterized protein LOC103855851: protein MTEDSGELAAPGEIRPALANLTNLPKKRSISSDSLDSPRVEFSKRLCVVVDDLVKQNGSSSSGSKCSSDDDKGSGGDATMVEVSSGDAKPLKGIYFEPGDRDGAREFKTDEGLALSLLSSSDAEIKKELGSCQNLRSFEMSRCSNVGKEERVNVNMGDDDDLIKSCSCSFCLKAAYIWSDLHYQDIKGRLSALKKSQKVASGLIQRNDKEKQPTGFHSLVNSVGAAKLESDLMAQWRSLFLGMGDILAHESNHLQNSFMTMKDLREDCKIDLERATKTPQHNT, encoded by the exons ATGACTGAAGATAGCGGCGAATTAGCAGCGCCCGGAGAGATCCGACCCGCTCTGGCTAATTTGACCAATCTTCCAAAGAAGAGGTCGATTTCGAGTGATTCACTTGATAGTCCTAGAGTAGAGTTCTCAAAGAGGCTATGCGTGGTTGTAGATGACTTGGTTAAGCAAAACGGATCTTCTTCCTCGGGTTCCAAGTGTAGCTCTGACGACGACAAAGGATCCGGTGGTGATGCTACTATGGTGGAGGTTTCTAGTGGAGATGCCAAACCGTTGAAAGGGATCTACTTTGAGCCTGGGGACAGAGACGGTGCGCGAGAGTTTAAAACTGATGAAGGGTTGGCTTTATCTTTGTTGAGCAGCAGCGATGCTGAGATAAAGAAGGAGTTGGGTAGTTGTCAGAATCTGAGATCGTTTGAGATGAGTAGATGCTCCAATGTTGGTAAGGAAGAGCGTGTGAATGTGAATATGGGAGATGATGATGACTTGATAAAGTCATGTTCTTGTTCTTTTTGTCTTAAAG CTGCGTATATCTGGTCGGATCTTCATTACCAGGACATCAAAGGTCGATTATCCG CCTTGAAGAAGAGTCAGAAAGTAGCTAGCGGTTTGATTCAAAGGAATGACAAAGAAAAACAACCTACGGGTTTTCATTCCTTGGTAAACTCTGTTGGCGCTGCAAAGCTGGAATCTGATCTCATGGCTCAGTGGAGGTCGCTGTTTCTTGGCATGGGAGATATCCTCGCTCATGAAAGCAACCACCTT CAAAATAGCTTTATGACAATGAAAGATTTGCGGGAAGATTGCAAGATTGATTTGGAGAGAGCAACCAAAACACCTCAGCACAACACCTGA
- the LOC103855854 gene encoding MADS-box protein FLOWERING LOCUS C-like (The RefSeq protein has 3 substitutions compared to this genomic sequence) has product MGRKKLEIKRIENKSSRQVTFSKRRSGLIEKARQLSVLCDASVALLVVSSSGKLYSFSAGDNLVRILDRYGKQHAGDLKALNLQSKALSYGSHNELLELVDSKLVESNVGGVSVDTLVQLEGVLENALSLTRARKTELMLKLVDSLKEKERLLKEENQALAGQKEKKNLAGTEADNMEMSPGQISDINLPVTLPLLN; this is encoded by the exons ATGGGAAGAAAAAAACTAGAAATCAAGCGAATTGAGAACAAAAGTAGCCGACAAGTCACCTTCTCCAAACGACGCAGCGGTCTCATTGAGAAAGCTCGTCAGCTTTCTGTTCTCTGCGATGCATCCGTCGCGCTTCTCGTTGTCTCCTCCTCCGGCAAGCTCTACAGCTTCTCCGCCGGTGATAA CCTGGTCAGGATCCTTGATCGATATGGAAAACAGCATGCTGATGATCTTAAAGCCCTG AATCTTCAGTCAAAAGCTCTGAGCTATGGTTCACACAATGAGTTACTTGAACTTGTGGATAG CAAGCTTGTGGAATCAAATGTCGGTGGTGTAAGCGTGGACACCCTCGTTCAGCTGGAGGGTGTCCTTGAAAATGCCCTCTCTCTAACTAGAGCTAGGAAG ACAGAACTAATGTTGAAGCTTGTTGATAGCCTCAAAGAAAAG GAGAAGCTGCTGAAAGAAGAGAATCAGGCTTTGGCTGGCCAG aaggagaagaagaatcttGCGGGAGCCGAAGCTGATAATATGGAGATGTCACCTGGACAAATCTCCGACATCAATCTTCCGGTAACTCTCCCACTGCTTAATTAG
- the LOC103855853 gene encoding putative ETHYLENE INSENSITIVE 3-like 4 protein, which produces MVEVEELEPLTPVEEEEEEVISYDDLKRRMWKDRNLMEKLKQQKRHSNDVVSLASHRAEASRRKKMARSQDSVLKYMMKIMEVCKAKGFVYGIVPDKGKPITGSSDSLRRWWKETVQFDQTAPNAVSDYLTIAAAAAAEMIEKEPSSLLHMLQELQDTTLGSLLSALMQHCVPPQRRFPLEKGIAPPWWPTGTELWWGEQGEAHEHGVPPYRKPHDLRKSWKVSVLAAVIKHMSPDLGRVRRLATQSKCLQDKMMAKETDTWSRVLNQEEALLNIKDRKISDQDQEASGSKTKRKCDFMEPSKRPRSDVTQEPRQITGDMISMLVTSPSIGTNTTSEDDYSVSSSAMGKPDDYDSNWMDYLWFERMQPEFNSSRRFDDDEDNPMVLNQSTESNQSDNVSQSIFSVWDMGCEDKDIYMFDY; this is translated from the coding sequence ATGGTGGAAGTCGAAGAATTAGAACCACTTACTCCagttgaagaggaagaagaagaagtcataAGCTATGATGATCTCAAACGACGCATGTGGAAAGACCGAAACCTCATGGAGAAGCTCAAGCAACAAAAAAGACACAGCAACGACGTCGTTTCCTTGGCATCGCACCGAGCAGAAGCTTCACGGCGCAAGAAGATGGCACGTTCACAAGACTCGGTGTTGAAGTACATGATGAAGATCATGGAGGTGTGTAAAGCGAAAGGGTTTGTCTACGGTATCGTACCGGACAAGGGTAAACCGATAACCGGTTCTTCAGACAGCTTAAGACGTTGGTGGAAAGAAACCGTTCAGTTCGACCAAACCGCTCCAAACGCCGTCTCCGATTACTTAACAATCGCAGCTGCTGCTGCGGCAGAGATGATCGAGAAAGAACCGTCGAGTCTATTACACATGCTTCAAGAGTTACAAGACACGACTCTAGGGTCGTTACTATCAGCGTTAATGCAACACTGCGTCCCACCACAACGGCGGTTTCCGTTAGAGAAAGGCATCGCGCCGCCGTGGTGGCCGACGGGGACCGAGCTTTGGTGGGGAGAGCAAGGAGAGGCTCACGAGCACGGTGTGCCGCCGTATCGAAAGCCGCACGATTTGAGAAAGTCTTGGAAAGTTAGCGTTCTGGCGGCTGTGATTAAACACATGTCGCCAGATTTAGGGAGAGTGAGACGTCTCGCGACGCAGTCGAAATGTTTACAAGATAAGATGATGGCTAAAGAGACCGATACTTGGTCTCGTGTGTTAAACCAAGAAGAGGCGCTTCTTAATATCAAAGACCGCAAGATCTCAGATCAAGATCAAGAAGCTTCGGGGTCCAAGACCAagagaaaatgtgattttaTGGAACCCTCTAAGCGTCCTAGGAGTGATGTGACACAAGAACCGAGACAGATCACGGGAGATATGATATCTATGCTTGTAACGTCCCCAAGTATTGGTACTAATACGACTAGTGAAGATGATTACAGTGTAAGCTCGAGCGCAATGGGCAAGCCAGATGATTATGATAGCAACTGGATGGATTATTTATGGTTCGAGAGGATGCAACCCGAGTTTAATTCCTCTAGGAGATTCGATGATGACGAGGATAATCCGATGGTTTTGAACCAATCCACTGAGTCTAATCAATCTGATAACGTTAGTCAGAGTATCTTTTCAGTTTGGGATATGGGTTGTGAAGACAAAGACATATATATGTTCGATTATTAA